GACTACCCCGGCAATGTCCGCGCCATCGAACTGATCGGCGGAAAACCAGTGCTAGCGGACGTGGCCAGCGGTACACCATGCCTGGACCTTACCAGCGTCGAAGCAGCGGCGTCCCCTTTGGTCAAAGCCGTCGTCGCATCCCACCTGTTTGGCGTGCCAGCCGACGTGGTCGAACTGAAACGTATCTGCGAAGACCGCGGCTGGTTCCTGATCGAGGACGCTTGTCAGGTCGCGGGGATGCAGATCGGAGCGATGCAGATCGAAGGTCGCGCCGCCGGCTCGATCGGTCATTTCGGAACCTGGTCGACCGGCGGCAGCAAACTGATCACCTGTGGCAGCGGCGGAGTCATCTTTGCTAGCGATGATCGGTCAGCGGCTCGCCTGAATCCGATCCTCGATCGGCCCAGCGACGCGTTCGCGATGCCGCCGCTGGCCGCCGCGATGGTCTTGCCGCAACTCGATCGGCTGGACGAAATGAACGGGCGTCGCAGCGAAACGGCGGTCTTCATTCGCGACCACGTATTGCCTGAACAAACAAACTGGACCTGGGAAAGCGGCGACCGAGACAAATCGGCGTTCTACAAAGTCGCCTTCACTGTCGAATCGACTGAGCGGCGAGAAACGATCATCGCCAAGGCCGGGCAAGTCGGCTTGCCAATCGGCGTTGGATTCAGGTCGCTGGCCGGCACCAGCACGCGGCGATGCCGCAAACCGGTGCCGCTGGATCGGTCACAAATGCTCGGCGAGCGACTAATGGTGCTGGACCACCGAGCACTGATGATCCCGCCGGACCGCTGGGACGAGCTTGCCAGTGCATTCGCAAAGCTGGTAAAGAAGTAACGTGAACAACGATCTGCCCCAAATGAACGTCGCACGACGAGGAAACGATTGAGAAATGGAAACGACGCTCCATCATCAACTGAAACTCGGTTACGCCGACGATCCTTCGCAAACCGAAGTCGTCTTGGGCAGCTACCGCATCGACGCGATCCGGCGCTGTGGAAATTCCGGCGATGAACTGATCGAAGTCCAGTGCGCGTCGCTCTCCGCGATTCGCGACAAGTGCCGCGACCTGCTGAAACGACACACTCTGCGCGTCGTCAAACCCATCGTCATCCGAACTCGAATCATCAAGTTGGCCAAGCGTGATGGCCCGATCAAGTCGCGACGACTGAGCCCGAAACGCGGCAGCGTGCTAAACGTTTTTGACGAACTGATCTACTTCACTCGAGTGTTCCCGCACACAAACTTGACCATCGAAGTGCCGCTGATTCACGTCGAAGAACACCGTGTGCCGAGCACCAAAAAACGGCGACGAAGTTGGCACAAAGACTACACCGTCGCCGACGTCAAACTTGAATCAATCGCCAGTGTGATCGAACTGAAAAAACCAGCGGACCTACTGTCGCTACTGGATCTTCCCGACGACATCACGTCGTTCAATACGGCCGAACTCGCCTCTGCAATCGACCGCCCAAGATGGCACGCCCAACAGATCGCGTACGTGCTAAGAAAAACCGGCGCGATCGACCAAACCAGCCGCAACATCAAAGGCGTCGTGTACCAACGGGCAGCCTAAAACGCGGCCTTCACTTCGTCAAAATCAGCTTGCCTTGGCGGGTGCTTTGCAGGCGATAGAGCTTGTTCTCGTACTCGATCCAAACCTCGTCGCCACAGCGTGCTAGGTCGCTGAAACGCAGGATCTTGCGAGCCGAATTTTCGGCTCCGGAAGGTGTCGCAGGTTTTATCCCTGGCGCCTTTCCAGACGCGGTCGGTTCGTTCGGATTGGCGTCGCGCTGGGATGACATGGGAACAGTCAAAGGGTTGGAAAAAGTTGCCCTGGCCGCGTTGTTGCGAACCGCTCTCAATAAGAAACTGGCTCCAGCGATTTTTGTCAACATTCATTGCGAAAAAAATATCGCCGTAATTTGCGGGACGAAAAGGTGCCCGTGAAATTTCCTCTGCCGAAATTCGGTCCCGACGGGCTTTTCGGCCAGAGCGATCCAGACTAGAATCCCGCTTGTTGAGACTCATTCTCAACAGCCTTCCAAGGTAGCAAGCCAGGCAAAGCGACGTCCGGTGCGAAGCGAGACTTCTCCGCTTTACGACCGACGTTCGCCATCTGACCCAGCGAGCAAGACAGAAGCATCGCACCGAGTTGCATTGGGCAACGAATCGGGCGTTTTTCGTGACTTGTTTTGCAGAGGCCTGTGCTATGCAGTGGTGTCGTTTTCTGTGGGTGCCTTTGGCGATTAGTTTCGCCTGGTTGATCCCCACCTCGGTCGCAAACGCGGCTATCTATGTCCCCGGTGAATCAGTGCCGGATATTACCGGCGAAGTGTTCGGCTGGTCGCCGTCGTCGACCGACAGCAGTTTTGCGTTTTGGGATCGCTTCGATGGATTCGCCGGTGGATCGGCTCCCGGTTTCCTACCGGCGGGAACTTCTCCATCGGCTGACAGCAATTTCGCCGGCGCCGGATTACCCAGCTTACTGACGTTCGATTCAAACCAATCTCTAGCGTCCAGCGGAAACGCATACGGCGGCTTATTCGGTCCCGGCGATGATTCGACTTTCGTCACCGACGCTTTCGCCACTGTTCGATCGGGAACCACCGGCGGCGGATTCACTCGCATCGTCGCTCAGTTCGAAACGCTCGGCTCGGAACTCGATTATTCGTCGATCTTGCTCAGCTCGTCGGCGCTTACCGAAGGCACCATCGCACCAAGCTTTGCGATCGAAACAGAACGAGTTTCGCTCGGCGGCACATTTGGCGGCGAAGGCGTCAGCTATCTGGCTCTTTGGGACTTGGATTCGTCGCAAGCTGAATACCGGTTCGATTTCGCGGCTCAATCCAGCAGCATGTCGCTCGATCAGTTTCGCATCGACACGTTCACGCAAAACACGTCGTTCATCACTCCGTCGGCCGTTCCCGAACCGAGCAGCTTGGCAGTCCTAGGTTTAATCGCCGGCGGATTTGCCATGCGTCGCAAACGTCAACGAACCACTCGACGTTCATCACATCCCCGTACCGCATTCACGTTGATCGAACTGCTTGTGGTGATTGCGATCATTGGCATTCTGATTGGCTTGCTGCTGCCAGGCGTGCAAGCGGCTCGCGAAGCCGCACGTCGAATGTCGTGCAGCAACAATCTGAAACAGATCGGGTTGGCGATGCACAACTACAACGATGTCAATCGAAGATTGCCGCCCAGCGCGATGGGCATTCGCGTCAGCGGCACCACCCGACAACCCGTGCAACGCGCTGGCCTGACGGCATTCGTGTCGATTCTGCCCTATGTCGAACAGGCGGACCTGTTCGAACAATTCGACATCAGTGCCGATGCTTGGTCGCCTCAAAACGAAGCAACCGCCAAACGAACGCCGCCAGTTTATCGGTGCCCATCCATGTCGCTGCCCGACAGCGGTGGAACGCCGGACGGCTATTCCAGCTATGCACTTTCGACGGGCACAAAAAAGTACCGCAACCAAATCCACAACGGTGCGATTGTCGATTCGATGAACGTGTTTCGTGGCGAACGAGTAACGGCTGGACTGGCCGACTCGGTATCGTGGTTGCCCTGGGTAACCGTGGACGACATCTCTAACGCCGACGGAACGACCAACACACTGATGGTCGGTGAATTTGGCGTTCAGGTTCGCGAAACATCGTCCTTGCCGTTCCCGTATCCGGGTTCCGGAGGCGAGAGCGCGGGCAAGTGGGCCATCAGCTATCCGTATCACTCGGCCGCTTCGACGTTTGGCAAGTTCAATGCAAAAGAAATTTCGCTGTTCGACATTCCTTCGTACGAATCATTTCGCGGCCCTCATGCCGCCGGCGTACAGTTCGTACTCAGTGACGGCAGCGTACGTTTCCTGACGGAATCAGTCGACGCTGTCACCCTGCAGCGTTTGACCGCACGTAACGACGGCGAAGTGATCGACCAAGAACCATGGTAAACATTCGCGTCATAAGCCTAATGCTGCTGATTGTTTGCCTGGTTAGCCTGGTCGGCTGCAGTAGCGGCCACGAGTCAACCGTTACGGCCAATGGAATTCTAAGTGTCCGCGGCAAACCACTATCGGGAGCCGTCATAACACTGGAACCGATGTCCGGCACGACTGGCCCAAACGCCTCCGTTCCGGTTTTCGGCGGCAAATTCAGTGTACCAGCAACCGCCGACCTGCACGGCGGAACCTACCGCGTACGCGTTGCGATGATTCCGCGTGAATTGTGCAAAGGACTGCCCGCCGAACAGGCCGCGCTGCTGCCGCCCGCCGACACCATGATTGACCCGGCGTTTGACGCCAACAGCCAACTGGTTTGCGAACTAAAACCAGATCACTCGAACTCGCTGAAATTTGAAGTTGAGTTCCTATAGCCCGACAATGCGACTATCGCACCCACCCATTCAATCCTGAAAGAAACCATGAAACCTTTACCGATCTACCGGATCGCATTGCTCGCGATCACCTGCACGACTTTCTCCCACACCGCCGCTGCCCACATGCCGTGGCTGGCCACCGACGACCAAGGTCACGCCGTGATGTGGTTCGGTGAATCACCGGCCGATCGCACTTACCCCATGCCCGAAAAAGTCGCGGCGATCGAACTGACCACAGCCAAGTTGGCCGTCGACACACAGCCAGTCGAAACGGATTCGCTGCGTGGCATCCGCAGCCAGGCCCCCGTTAATTCGGCGGACGAAGTTTCCGGCGTGGTCACTTACGGCCTGTACCACGGCACCAAGTTGACGTACCACGTCGAGCACTTGCCGCAAACCGATTCAAGCCTCTGGCCATCCCAGCCTCGCCCGGACGCACCGCTGCAATCGATCATTGCCGCATTGCCATCCGGTGGCGCCAGTGTCACGATCCTTCGCGACGGCAAGCCTGCCAAAGACGTCGAAGTGAAACTTTACTGCGAAGAAGGCCACGAAGAAGCGTCGGCCAAGACCGACATCGCAGGAATCGTGACGTTCAAAAAATCGGCCGTGGAACCGGGCCTCAACGCGATCGTCGTTGGGCTGACCGACGACGATGCGAAAGGCTTGCTTGATGGCGTCGCCTACACCAGCACGACCGACTATTTAACGGCCACGTTCCGTATCGCAAGTGATAAAGCAAAAAGCTCAGGCGAAGCGACACCGAAGCCCGAGTCAAAACGAAACAGCAACCTTCCTAAGCTGGACACGAACAGCGGAGTGTCAATCGTGCCGACCAACTTACCCGAACTTCCCGAGCCTCTGACCAGCTTCGGTGCCGCGATCGCGGATGGCAAGGTTTACATTTACGGCGGCCATACCGGCAGCGCTCATTCGTATTCGATCGACGAACAGTCCAATCGCGGTTGGTGCTTGGACACGACCAAAGGCGAAAACGGCAGTTGGCAACCGCTGCCCAGCGGACCAGCCCTGCAAGGCCTGGCACTGGTGGCACATGCAGGCCGCATGATTCGCATCGGCGGATTCACAGCCGTCAACGCGGCGGGCGAAGATCACAACCTGCAATCGCAAGATGACGTAGCCGCCTACGACTCCGCGACCAACGCTTGGACAGATCTGCCATCGCTGCCGGAACCACGATCGTCGCTCGATGCTGCGGTCCTGGGCGATACGGTCTACGTCTTCGGCGGCTGGCAACTCAGCGGCGAAAGCGACGACAGCCAGTGGCGCAAAACAGCTTGGTCACTCGACCTCGCCGATGCGTCCGCCACTTGGCAACCAATCGCCACCCCACCGCTGCAGCGGCGCGCGATGAGCGTTGCGGCTCACGATGGCAAGCTGTTTGTGATCGGCGGCATGAACTCCGACGGAAAACCAACCACCGAGGTCAACGTCTATGACCCCAGCAGCAACTCGTGGATCGCCGGCCCATCGCTTCCTGGCAGCGGCATGTCTGGTTTCGGTTCGGCATCGTTCGCCACCGGCGGCCGACTGTACGTCAGCACGATGGACGGATTCGTACACCAGCTCGCTGGCGACGAGCAATCGTGGACCACCGTCGCCAAAAGTGACCCAGCACGATTCTTCCATCGCATGCTGCCGACCAACGAAAGGGAACTGCTGATGATTGGCGGCGCGAACATGGAAATCGGCAAGTTCACGCAGATCGATCGAATCGAACTGCCGCAGTAACGCGACGAACCGCGTATCGATCGCTGGGGTACGCCTTTGGCGTAAATGGCGATCGCGGGGCAAACCTGCCGCCCGCCTGCCGGACGCTTGCATCGTCCGCGTTGCTCGACGATGATCAAGGCCCGCCCACACCTAACTGCGAGCCTACCTGATCATGCGTTTCTGCTTCGTCACCTGCTGCATCCTGGCATTCATCATGTCCCAACCATCCACGACCGCTGCCGACAACGCTTCGGAAAAAGTAAACGTCGACGTCTGGATCGGCACCGGGTCGAGCCCACAGTCGAAGGGCGTCTACCACTGCATGCTGAACACTCACACAGGCAAGTTGACCAATCCGACGCTTGCGGCCGAAATGAGTGGTCCTGGTTTCCTGGCGATGCACCCGAGCGAAAAGGTGGTTTACGCCGTTGGCGGTCTCGAAGGCAAACAAGTCGTTGCTGCTTACACGATCGACGGCGAGAAACTGTCGCTGATCAACTCGCTTGAAATCGGCGATGGCGGTGCGGCACACGTCTCGGTCGACCCGACCGGCAAAATGTTACTGACCGCCCAGTACGGTGGCGGCAGCGTGGCGGCGTTTTCGTTGAACGAAGACGGATCGCTAAAAGAACGTACCGCCCTGATCAAACACGAAGGCGGATCCGGCGTAGTGCCCGGTCGTCAAGACGCGTCGCACGCTCACTGGACCGGGTTCTCGCCAGACAATCGATTCGCGTTTGTGCCGGACCTTGGCCTGGACAAAGTGGTCATCTACAAGGTCGACCTCGAAAATGCAACGCTCACGCCGCACGGATACGGCAAAGTCCCGTCCGGCGGCGGGCCTCGGCACATGAAGTTCCACCCGTCCGGAAAGTTCGTTTTCGTGCTGAACGAATTGTCGCTTAGCGTGACGGTGTTCGACTACAACGCCGAAACCGGCACGATGACTCCCAAGCAAACGATCCCGACGGTTTCGAAACAACTGTTGGCGAAAGAGAAGTTCAAGAGTTGTTCGGAAATTCGCGTTCACCCGTCGGGCCAGTTTGTCTTTGCCGCCAACCGCGGTCACGACACGGTCACGGTTTTCCGAGTCAACCAGTCGTCGGGGCAGTTGTCGGTCATCGAAGTCGAAAACGCTCGCGCCGTCACACCGCGAAACATCAACTTGGACCCAACCGGAAACTGGTTGCTAGCCGCGGGACAGGATTCACACACTTTGGCGTCATTCAATGTTGACGGTTCAACGGGTGAATTGACCTACAACCAATCGATCGTTGTCGCGCCGTCAGCAATCTGCGTGATGTTCGAACACGAGTGAGACAGACGCTGGACTAAAAATCTAACGTCATCTCGTCCGTCGCCAGCGTCACGGTGCAAGCAACTTTTTTGCGTATCGATTCCATCCCGACCGCATCCTCGGCCTCTTCGATCGGGTTGATGTGCGTTAGCAACAGGTGCTTTGGTCGCGACAGCGAGGCTACTTCCGCCACGCGACCGGCATAGCTGTGACCTGTCTTGACGGCCCAATCGGCTGCCGCGTCACGAAAATAACACTCGTGCATCAGCACGTCGGCACCGGCCGACCACTCAGAGTGCTGGGCGGTCGTGTCGCCCGTCGTGTCAGTTGCGTAAACCAAACGTTTGGCTGGGCGTTTGCCCAGTGGTTTCCAATCGAGTCGATAGGCGACTGAACCACCGGGGTGATCCTGTGCTCGCCAGGCAACG
The DNA window shown above is from Rubripirellula reticaptiva and carries:
- a CDS encoding DegT/DnrJ/EryC1/StrS family aminotransferase, giving the protein MLDLPAWPPLWPSISAAAFDCVNSGDWGRYDSAAVTQLQSRLTQMTGSATARTCCSGSAAVELALRAAGVGPGDEVITAAFDYPGNVRAIELIGGKPVLADVASGTPCLDLTSVEAAASPLVKAVVASHLFGVPADVVELKRICEDRGWFLIEDACQVAGMQIGAMQIEGRAAGSIGHFGTWSTGGSKLITCGSGGVIFASDDRSAARLNPILDRPSDAFAMPPLAAAMVLPQLDRLDEMNGRRSETAVFIRDHVLPEQTNWTWESGDRDKSAFYKVAFTVESTERRETIIAKAGQVGLPIGVGFRSLAGTSTRRCRKPVPLDRSQMLGERLMVLDHRALMIPPDRWDELASAFAKLVKK
- a CDS encoding DUF1559 domain-containing protein, coding for MQWCRFLWVPLAISFAWLIPTSVANAAIYVPGESVPDITGEVFGWSPSSTDSSFAFWDRFDGFAGGSAPGFLPAGTSPSADSNFAGAGLPSLLTFDSNQSLASSGNAYGGLFGPGDDSTFVTDAFATVRSGTTGGGFTRIVAQFETLGSELDYSSILLSSSALTEGTIAPSFAIETERVSLGGTFGGEGVSYLALWDLDSSQAEYRFDFAAQSSSMSLDQFRIDTFTQNTSFITPSAVPEPSSLAVLGLIAGGFAMRRKRQRTTRRSSHPRTAFTLIELLVVIAIIGILIGLLLPGVQAAREAARRMSCSNNLKQIGLAMHNYNDVNRRLPPSAMGIRVSGTTRQPVQRAGLTAFVSILPYVEQADLFEQFDISADAWSPQNEATAKRTPPVYRCPSMSLPDSGGTPDGYSSYALSTGTKKYRNQIHNGAIVDSMNVFRGERVTAGLADSVSWLPWVTVDDISNADGTTNTLMVGEFGVQVRETSSLPFPYPGSGGESAGKWAISYPYHSAASTFGKFNAKEISLFDIPSYESFRGPHAAGVQFVLSDGSVRFLTESVDAVTLQRLTARNDGEVIDQEPW
- the hemP gene encoding hemin uptake protein HemP yields the protein MSSQRDANPNEPTASGKAPGIKPATPSGAENSARKILRFSDLARCGDEVWIEYENKLYRLQSTRQGKLILTK
- a CDS encoding lactonase family protein; protein product: MSQPSTTAADNASEKVNVDVWIGTGSSPQSKGVYHCMLNTHTGKLTNPTLAAEMSGPGFLAMHPSEKVVYAVGGLEGKQVVAAYTIDGEKLSLINSLEIGDGGAAHVSVDPTGKMLLTAQYGGGSVAAFSLNEDGSLKERTALIKHEGGSGVVPGRQDASHAHWTGFSPDNRFAFVPDLGLDKVVIYKVDLENATLTPHGYGKVPSGGGPRHMKFHPSGKFVFVLNELSLSVTVFDYNAETGTMTPKQTIPTVSKQLLAKEKFKSCSEIRVHPSGQFVFAANRGHDTVTVFRVNQSSGQLSVIEVENARAVTPRNINLDPTGNWLLAAGQDSHTLASFNVDGSTGELTYNQSIVVAPSAICVMFEHE
- a CDS encoding Kelch repeat-containing protein; the encoded protein is MKPLPIYRIALLAITCTTFSHTAAAHMPWLATDDQGHAVMWFGESPADRTYPMPEKVAAIELTTAKLAVDTQPVETDSLRGIRSQAPVNSADEVSGVVTYGLYHGTKLTYHVEHLPQTDSSLWPSQPRPDAPLQSIIAALPSGGASVTILRDGKPAKDVEVKLYCEEGHEEASAKTDIAGIVTFKKSAVEPGLNAIVVGLTDDDAKGLLDGVAYTSTTDYLTATFRIASDKAKSSGEATPKPESKRNSNLPKLDTNSGVSIVPTNLPELPEPLTSFGAAIADGKVYIYGGHTGSAHSYSIDEQSNRGWCLDTTKGENGSWQPLPSGPALQGLALVAHAGRMIRIGGFTAVNAAGEDHNLQSQDDVAAYDSATNAWTDLPSLPEPRSSLDAAVLGDTVYVFGGWQLSGESDDSQWRKTAWSLDLADASATWQPIATPPLQRRAMSVAAHDGKLFVIGGMNSDGKPTTEVNVYDPSSNSWIAGPSLPGSGMSGFGSASFATGGRLYVSTMDGFVHQLAGDEQSWTTVAKSDPARFFHRMLPTNERELLMIGGANMEIGKFTQIDRIELPQ
- a CDS encoding MBL fold metallo-hydrolase, with product MRLHCLGTVGYHPNRARHTSCYFLPESGIVLDAGSGAFRLGELVETDHLDILISHAHLDHTFGLTFLLDVLYQVEKRRGRPLEKLRIHGEANKLAAIQSHVFNELIFPVALDADWIAIDDRPTFSIGEVDVAWRAQDHPGGSVAYRLDWKPLGKRPAKRLVYATDTTGDTTAQHSEWSAGADVLMHECYFRDAAADWAVKTGHSYAGRVAEVASLSRPKHLLLTHINPIEEAEDAVGMESIRKKVACTVTLATDEMTLDF